A single Pseudomonas sp. MM223 DNA region contains:
- the gltR_1 gene encoding HTH-type transcriptional regulator GltR (*Name gltR_1) — protein MSLKALRTLVTIARHGTFARAADLLSLTPSAVSLHIKTLEDELQVPLFDRSRRQVVLTEAGQLAVARAESILAAYDELADALASGPSLRGRLRLGAIHTVLARRLPKALVWIKANHPQLHISVASGMSAELARRVEDGELDAAITTEPVSPYPQSLNFTPLFEDRFWAIASPELAGHSVPQLLATQPFLRFDKRAWAGRQIEQELRRQHLQVSEQMELDSQEALASMAVMGLGVAIIPMADDDLKRLPPATCLPFGEPQLTRRVVLLEHEKSQRRHLSAVLKTALEA, from the coding sequence ATGTCCCTCAAAGCCTTGCGCACCCTGGTAACCATCGCCCGCCACGGCACCTTCGCCCGCGCCGCCGACCTGCTCAGCCTCACCCCTTCGGCGGTAAGCCTGCACATCAAAACCCTCGAAGACGAGCTGCAGGTCCCCCTGTTCGACCGCAGCCGCAGGCAGGTGGTGCTGACCGAAGCAGGCCAGCTGGCGGTGGCCCGCGCCGAGAGCATTCTGGCTGCCTACGACGAACTGGCCGACGCCCTGGCCAGCGGCCCCAGCCTGCGCGGCCGCCTGCGCCTGGGGGCGATCCATACCGTGCTGGCGCGGCGCCTGCCCAAGGCCCTGGTGTGGATCAAGGCCAACCACCCGCAATTGCACATCAGCGTAGCCTCGGGCATGTCGGCAGAGCTGGCACGCCGGGTGGAAGACGGTGAGCTGGACGCGGCGATCACCACCGAGCCGGTCAGCCCATACCCGCAGAGCCTGAATTTCACACCGTTGTTCGAGGACCGTTTCTGGGCCATTGCCAGCCCCGAACTGGCCGGGCACAGCGTACCGCAGTTGCTCGCCACTCAACCGTTCCTGCGCTTCGACAAGCGTGCCTGGGCCGGGCGGCAGATCGAGCAGGAACTGCGCCGCCAGCATTTGCAGGTAAGCGAACAGATGGAACTGGACAGCCAGGAAGCGTTGGCAAGCATGGCCGTCATGGGCCTGGGTGTAGCGATCATCCCCATGGCGGACGATGACCTGAAACGCCTGCCGCCGGCCACCTGCCTGCCGTTTGGCGAGCCACAACTGA
- the opuAB_2 gene encoding Glycine betaine transport system permease protein OpuAB (*Name opuAB_2), translating into MSNGFPQALQFSFADSVNRLVDWLVLHYGDHLRTFSDQLLQLLVGLENLLRLLPWWLLLLLVGLLAWHASRSLLRSAVLVALLALIGMLGLWDKLLQTLALVLVSTGLCVLVGVPLGILLASRPLAKRLLLPVLDVMQTLPAFVYLIPVLMLFGLGKVPAVFATLIYALPPLVRLTELGLSQIDPSLLQAAHGLGASRWQRLRRIALPLALPSIMAGLNQSVMMALSMVVVASMIGARGLGEDVLAGIQTLNVGQGVEAGLAIVALAMVIDRISQAYGRVDR; encoded by the coding sequence GTGAGCAATGGCTTTCCCCAAGCCCTGCAATTTTCTTTCGCTGACAGCGTAAACAGGCTGGTCGACTGGCTGGTACTGCACTACGGCGACCACCTGCGCACGTTTTCTGACCAATTACTGCAACTGCTGGTCGGCCTGGAGAACCTGCTGCGCCTGCTGCCCTGGTGGCTGTTGCTGCTGCTGGTTGGCCTGCTGGCCTGGCACGCCAGCCGCAGCCTGCTGCGCAGCGCAGTGCTGGTGGCGCTGCTGGCCCTGATCGGCATGCTCGGGCTGTGGGACAAACTGCTGCAAACCTTGGCCCTGGTGCTGGTCAGTACCGGCCTGTGCGTGCTGGTGGGCGTGCCGCTGGGCATCCTGCTGGCTTCGCGGCCACTGGCGAAGCGGCTGCTGTTGCCGGTACTGGATGTGATGCAAACGCTGCCGGCCTTCGTTTACCTGATCCCGGTGCTGATGCTGTTCGGGCTGGGCAAGGTACCCGCCGTGTTCGCCACGTTGATCTACGCCCTGCCGCCGCTGGTGCGGTTGACCGAACTGGGCCTGAGCCAGATCGACCCTTCGTTGCTGCAGGCTGCACACGGCCTGGGGGCCAGCCGCTGGCAGCGGCTGCGGCGCATTGCCCTGCCGCTGGCGCTGCCCAGCATCATGGCCGGGCTCAACCAGTCGGTAATGATGGCCTTGTCGATGGTGGTGGTGGCGTCGATGATCGGTGCCCGCGGGTTGGGTGAGGATGTGCTGGCAGGCATCCAGACACTGAATGTGGGCCAAGGTGTGGAGGCCGGCCTGGCGATTGTTGCCTTGGCCATGGTGATCGACCGGATCAGCCAGGCGTACGGGCGTGTTGATCGCTGA